In a genomic window of Octadecabacter temperatus:
- a CDS encoding NAD(P)-dependent oxidoreductase, translating to MKVGFVGLGSVGGKLAGSVLRNGFDLAVHDLDAEAVAGFVARGARDGGSPAQLMDECDVVITCLPSPNACAAVVEAMMPSVTAGKIWLEMSTTDAEELKRHAAAVTERGGFAVDCPVSGGCHRADTGNISIFAGCDRATFEKVLPILTTLGRRVLHTGDVGTASTLKVMTNYLATANLLTVCEAMVTMKAAGMDLATTYEAIKISSGTSFVHETESQVILNGSRDIGFSMGLVKKDIGLFQQIAEDNDVPLEISPMMVKIFEEGINRYGFDAQSDDIIKRLEEATGLDITAPGFPAEMVDDEAEEPGYEVTPPR from the coding sequence ATGAAAGTTGGATTTGTAGGGCTTGGGTCCGTTGGTGGGAAACTGGCAGGATCTGTTTTGCGCAATGGGTTCGATTTGGCGGTGCATGATTTAGACGCCGAGGCCGTGGCCGGATTTGTGGCACGTGGCGCACGGGACGGCGGATCGCCAGCGCAATTGATGGATGAGTGCGATGTGGTGATCACGTGCCTTCCATCTCCCAATGCCTGTGCCGCCGTCGTTGAGGCGATGATGCCGAGTGTTACTGCTGGCAAAATCTGGTTGGAAATGTCGACGACAGATGCGGAGGAGCTCAAACGTCATGCTGCTGCCGTAACTGAACGGGGCGGTTTTGCGGTGGATTGTCCTGTCTCCGGAGGTTGTCATCGCGCTGATACTGGCAACATTTCGATTTTTGCAGGGTGTGACCGCGCCACGTTTGAAAAGGTCCTCCCGATTTTGACGACGCTTGGTCGGCGAGTATTGCACACAGGCGACGTTGGGACGGCCAGCACGCTAAAGGTGATGACGAATTATTTGGCGACGGCGAACCTGCTGACGGTTTGTGAAGCGATGGTCACAATGAAGGCGGCTGGAATGGATTTGGCAACGACCTATGAGGCGATCAAGATTTCAAGCGGTACGTCGTTTGTGCATGAAACCGAAAGCCAAGTCATTTTGAACGGTAGCCGCGATATCGGGTTCTCGATGGGGCTTGTTAAAAAGGATATCGGGCTATTTCAGCAGATTGCCGAAGACAATGATGTGCCTTTGGAAATCAGCCCGATGATGGTGAAAATCTTTGAAGAAGGTATCAATCGGTACGGGTTTGATGCCCAATCCGATGACATCATCAAACGCCTCGAAGAAGCCACTGGGCTAGACATCACGGCCCCCGGATTTCCGGCAGAAATGGTCGATGATGAAGCCGAAGAACCTGGATATGAGGTAACGCCGCCCCGCTAG
- a CDS encoding TadE/TadG family type IV pilus assembly protein, whose product MIFAIKSIARFLRLFRKEEDGSESVEFALIFLPFILIPVSGFELGLLMTRHVMVERGLTMAVREVSLNTGIPFTDTQVKTMICNSAGIIPNCMTNLRLEMRNIDLRYTGTAATNEIPRTASCTDLESPDQAPRNYTNGQANELMIVRACGLFSPMLPEFGLGYFLSRIRGDGYYPLVASTAFVMEPV is encoded by the coding sequence ATGATTTTCGCAATCAAATCTATCGCACGTTTCTTACGTTTGTTCCGCAAGGAAGAAGATGGCAGTGAATCTGTTGAGTTTGCTCTGATCTTTCTTCCGTTCATCCTGATCCCAGTGTCCGGATTTGAACTTGGCCTGCTCATGACCCGTCATGTGATGGTCGAACGTGGGCTGACGATGGCGGTTCGTGAAGTCTCTTTGAACACGGGCATTCCCTTCACCGATACCCAGGTGAAAACCATGATCTGCAACTCAGCGGGGATTATTCCGAACTGTATGACCAATCTGCGCCTTGAGATGCGCAACATTGACCTACGTTACACGGGTACCGCCGCTACGAACGAGATCCCTCGTACGGCCTCCTGCACCGATCTGGAAAGCCCAGATCAGGCACCGCGGAACTATACCAATGGTCAAGCAAACGAATTGATGATCGTACGCGCCTGCGGCTTGTTTTCCCCGATGCTGCCTGAATTCGGATTGGGTTATTTTCTGTCCCGCATCCGCGGCGATGGCTACTACCCACTCGTGGCGTCGACAGCCTTTGTGATGGAGCCTGTATAA
- the glpX gene encoding class II fructose-bisphosphatase, protein MASLDFNDRMLSLGLARVSEAAALASATLIGRGDEKAADQAAVNAMREQLNKLDIEGVVVIGEGERDEAPMLFIGEEVGSGKGPGVDIALDPLEGTTLTAKDMPNALTVIAMGPRGSMLHAPDVYMDKLAIGPGYKTGVVTMDMSPSERVSALAAAKGCSTEDITVCVLERPRHEDMIAELRSTGAAIRLITDGDVAGVMHCAEAATTGIDMYMGSGGAPEGVLAAAALKCMGGQMFGKLLFRNDDERGRATKAGITNFDRVYTRDDMVTSDVIFAATGVTDGSLLAGIKREPGFLTAETILMRSKTGSVRRMSYRNPV, encoded by the coding sequence ATGGCTTCCCTCGACTTCAACGATCGTATGCTTTCATTGGGCCTTGCCCGCGTATCTGAGGCCGCGGCTCTTGCCAGCGCGACCCTGATCGGGCGTGGAGATGAAAAAGCCGCAGACCAAGCGGCTGTGAACGCGATGCGTGAACAACTTAACAAATTGGACATCGAAGGCGTTGTTGTGATCGGTGAAGGTGAACGCGACGAAGCGCCAATGCTGTTCATCGGTGAAGAGGTTGGGTCCGGCAAAGGACCGGGTGTTGATATCGCACTTGATCCGCTGGAAGGCACAACGCTGACAGCCAAAGACATGCCAAACGCGTTGACCGTGATCGCGATGGGCCCGCGCGGTTCAATGTTGCACGCACCTGATGTTTACATGGATAAGCTAGCGATTGGTCCAGGGTACAAGACCGGTGTTGTGACAATGGATATGTCACCTTCAGAGCGCGTTTCAGCATTGGCCGCCGCGAAGGGATGTTCAACAGAAGACATCACAGTTTGCGTTCTGGAACGCCCTCGTCATGAAGATATGATCGCGGAATTGCGCAGCACGGGCGCTGCGATCCGACTGATCACAGACGGTGACGTTGCAGGCGTTATGCACTGCGCCGAAGCGGCCACCACGGGCATTGATATGTACATGGGGTCCGGTGGTGCACCTGAAGGTGTTTTGGCTGCGGCAGCGTTGAAATGCATGGGCGGGCAGATGTTCGGCAAGCTTTTGTTCCGCAATGATGACGAACGCGGCCGCGCGACCAAAGCGGGCATCACAAACTTTGATCGCGTCTACACTCGCGACGACATGGTGACTTCCGATGTTATTTTCGCGGCGACTGGTGTGACCGATGGGTCCCTGTTGGCGGGCATCAAACGTGAGCCAGGATTCCTGACTGCGGAGACGATTTTAATGCGGTCCAAAACAGGGTCTGTACGTCGCATGAGCTATCGCAACCCAGTGTAA
- a CDS encoding TadE/TadG family type IV pilus assembly protein — protein sequence MKNLRSDNTSPRDLFRMLRRDEDGSIIIFSLMMFVLILWFGGMAVDLMRFETTRTKLQGTLDRAVLAAADLDQTLPPAEVCADYFAKAGMSQFLDTCIVDQGINYRVVTAVADAEMPLFFYDLPSVFSSPFSAELSSLTVSGTSTAEERVTDVEVSLVLDVSGSMNSNSRIQNLRPAARDFVTTVLSNNTNAPQGLITISIVPYSAVVNPGTLIEPYLNINRSHDESACLLFDDDEFETTELDLSATYDHVSHFDPSWYSDSNSASDGDNLIKYPWCHVGDHNAIIPHTTNESDLHDAIDDLEPYGNTAIDMGVKWAAALLDPSTNAIISGLAGQAGTGVPAIASPRPEEFGQSDILKVIVVMTDGQNTTQYDLVPTMKWDLSRIWFDRSPSGSGSPIDLEEVDYYSTSVQYAGENTTSRTDDYFYWDISSSTISRSQRYPRGFANRDAYLNSGTIAEYDGIGSGTMYDDNMFNASWSDMMAIRVYNQIDRDWLRRAYIHEYISYNEYKEPEWGIDTGIVNSTEANARLSDICEAARDEGIVIYTVAFEAPSNGQTALRDCASTPSHYFDVQGSDISDAFAAIATNIRNLKLTQ from the coding sequence ATGAAAAATTTACGCTCCGATAATACGTCCCCACGGGACCTCTTTCGGATGTTGCGTCGTGATGAAGATGGGTCGATTATCATCTTCTCTCTCATGATGTTTGTCTTGATCTTGTGGTTCGGCGGCATGGCTGTCGACCTGATGCGTTTCGAAACTACACGCACCAAACTTCAAGGTACGCTTGACCGCGCTGTGCTAGCAGCCGCGGACCTTGATCAAACCTTACCTCCAGCAGAAGTCTGCGCCGATTATTTCGCGAAAGCAGGCATGTCCCAATTCCTCGACACTTGTATCGTTGATCAAGGCATCAACTACCGTGTCGTCACCGCCGTCGCGGATGCTGAAATGCCGCTATTCTTCTATGACCTGCCATCGGTTTTCTCTTCTCCGTTCTCGGCCGAGCTTTCGTCGTTAACCGTTTCAGGCACGTCGACTGCCGAAGAGCGTGTAACAGATGTTGAGGTCTCGCTTGTTTTGGACGTTTCCGGTTCCATGAACAGCAACAGCCGTATCCAAAACCTTCGTCCAGCTGCGCGTGACTTTGTAACCACCGTTCTGTCGAACAACACCAACGCACCACAAGGTCTGATCACAATCTCGATCGTACCTTACTCTGCTGTTGTTAATCCAGGCACGCTGATTGAGCCGTACTTGAACATTAATCGTAGCCATGATGAATCCGCGTGTTTGCTGTTTGATGATGACGAATTCGAAACCACTGAGCTGGATCTTTCGGCAACCTACGATCACGTCTCACACTTTGACCCGAGCTGGTACAGCGACTCCAACTCCGCATCAGATGGCGATAACCTTATCAAATACCCTTGGTGCCACGTTGGCGACCACAATGCCATTATTCCGCACACCACAAACGAAAGCGATCTGCACGACGCAATTGATGACCTTGAACCATATGGCAACACAGCCATTGATATGGGTGTTAAGTGGGCTGCGGCCCTGCTGGATCCAAGCACGAACGCAATTATTTCTGGTCTTGCAGGCCAGGCCGGAACCGGCGTTCCAGCAATCGCATCGCCCCGTCCGGAAGAATTCGGGCAATCTGACATTCTGAAAGTCATCGTTGTGATGACCGATGGCCAGAACACGACCCAGTATGACTTGGTTCCAACAATGAAATGGGACTTGTCCCGAATCTGGTTTGACCGTTCCCCATCGGGATCTGGCTCTCCGATCGATCTCGAGGAAGTCGATTACTACAGCACGTCCGTTCAGTACGCAGGTGAAAACACGACTAGTCGCACCGATGATTACTTTTATTGGGATATCTCGAGTTCGACGATCTCCCGTAGCCAGCGTTACCCACGTGGCTTTGCTAATCGCGATGCCTACCTGAATTCGGGTACAATTGCGGAATATGACGGTATTGGCTCCGGTACGATGTATGACGACAACATGTTTAATGCCAGCTGGTCTGACATGATGGCAATTCGTGTTTACAACCAAATCGACCGTGACTGGTTACGCCGCGCGTATATCCATGAGTACATTTCTTATAACGAGTATAAGGAACCTGAATGGGGGATCGACACCGGTATCGTTAACTCCACGGAAGCCAATGCCCGCCTATCAGATATTTGTGAGGCGGCCCGCGACGAAGGCATCGTGATCTATACAGTTGCATTTGAGGCGCCATCCAATGGTCAAACTGCCCTACGCGACTGTGCGAGCACGCCAAGCCACTACTTTGATGTGCAAGGCTCAGATATCTCTGACGCATTCGCCGCGATCGCTACAAACATTCGCAACTTGAAGCTGACCCAGTAA
- a CDS encoding TadE/TadG family type IV pilus assembly protein translates to MLTFIKSKLRRFRREEEGAMVVEAMIMFPTLFACVIATFVFFDAFRNQSINLKAAYTISDALSREDQGITNTFITNTWLVHRFLTNSEALTKLRVTLVKYVDDTDDEVDNGEHIAVWSVEKGGAGTLTDAEVQMMNANNEIPVMPDGETLILVQTWVDYEPNFSIGLGAFTFENTIFTRPRAAANGVCYDHNGVPDGDDICPVGGA, encoded by the coding sequence ATGCTGACATTCATCAAATCGAAACTGCGCCGCTTCCGGCGTGAAGAAGAAGGCGCGATGGTTGTCGAAGCGATGATCATGTTCCCGACACTGTTTGCCTGCGTTATCGCAACGTTCGTTTTCTTTGACGCGTTTCGCAACCAGTCCATCAATTTGAAAGCGGCTTACACGATTTCAGATGCGCTAAGTCGCGAAGACCAAGGTATTACCAACACGTTCATCACCAACACTTGGCTCGTCCACCGCTTTTTAACCAACTCTGAAGCACTGACGAAGCTGCGCGTGACACTCGTCAAATACGTTGATGACACGGATGATGAGGTCGACAATGGCGAACATATTGCGGTTTGGTCAGTCGAAAAGGGTGGTGCGGGCACGCTCACCGACGCGGAAGTGCAAATGATGAACGCAAATAACGAAATCCCAGTCATGCCTGACGGCGAAACACTGATCCTCGTTCAGACTTGGGTCGACTATGAGCCGAACTTCAGCATTGGTCTGGGGGCTTTCACATTCGAAAACACTATCTTCACCCGTCCACGTGCTGCGGCGAATGGAGTTTGCTATGACCATAACGGTGTCCCGGATGGCGATGACATTTGTCCAGTCGGTGGTGCTTAG
- a CDS encoding homoserine dehydrogenase, whose translation MTTPLRLGIAGLGTVGVGVVRIIRKQADLLEARTGRKITISAVSARSKDKDRGVPLADYAWEDDPVALAKRDDVDVFVELMGGDEGPAKDATEAAIRAGKDVVTANKAMLAHHGQELAEAAENAGLVIRYEAAVAGGIPVMKALTEGLAGNEITRVMGVMNGTCNYILTQMQATRQGYNALFDEADKLGYLEADPNLDVGGIDAGHKLALLSSVAFGTQVDFDAVELEGIQAITLEDIDAAADMGFRIKLLGVAQMTGRGLEQRMSPCLVPDQSPLGQLEGGTNMVVIEGDSVGQIVLRGAGAGEGPTASAVMSDIIDIARGLRLNTFGQPATTLRKARPAKAAVPAPYYLRMQLVDKPGALAKVAAVLGDAGVSIDRMRQYGHQDTSAPVLIVTHKVTRTALDEALAAMTNTSVVQGDPVAIRIEDVG comes from the coding sequence ATGACCACCCCCCTTCGTCTCGGCATTGCTGGCCTCGGAACCGTTGGTGTGGGCGTTGTCCGCATCATCCGCAAACAAGCGGACCTGCTTGAGGCCCGCACCGGTCGCAAAATCACCATTTCCGCCGTGTCCGCACGATCCAAAGACAAGGACCGTGGCGTTCCATTAGCGGATTACGCTTGGGAAGATGACCCCGTCGCACTGGCGAAGCGTGACGATGTAGATGTGTTCGTTGAACTGATGGGGGGCGACGAAGGCCCTGCCAAAGACGCAACCGAAGCCGCGATCAGAGCTGGCAAAGACGTGGTTACCGCCAATAAGGCCATGCTTGCCCATCACGGGCAAGAACTGGCCGAAGCGGCCGAAAACGCCGGTTTGGTCATTCGCTATGAAGCCGCCGTCGCAGGTGGCATTCCGGTGATGAAAGCCCTGACCGAAGGTCTGGCTGGCAATGAGATCACCCGCGTTATGGGCGTTATGAACGGCACCTGTAACTACATCCTCACGCAAATGCAGGCGACGCGCCAAGGCTACAACGCGTTGTTTGATGAGGCCGACAAACTCGGCTACCTCGAAGCAGATCCGAACCTCGATGTGGGCGGCATCGATGCGGGCCACAAACTCGCGCTTCTGTCATCTGTTGCGTTCGGCACGCAGGTCGATTTCGACGCGGTTGAACTTGAAGGCATCCAAGCGATCACACTTGAAGACATCGACGCAGCGGCCGATATGGGTTTCCGCATTAAATTGCTCGGCGTTGCGCAGATGACTGGTCGTGGTCTTGAGCAACGCATGTCCCCTTGTCTGGTGCCAGACCAATCCCCGCTCGGCCAACTTGAGGGCGGCACCAACATGGTCGTCATTGAAGGCGATTCCGTGGGCCAAATCGTGCTACGTGGTGCAGGTGCTGGCGAAGGTCCAACTGCAAGCGCGGTCATGTCCGACATCATCGATATCGCCCGTGGCTTGCGCCTGAACACATTTGGGCAACCCGCCACAACATTGCGCAAAGCACGTCCCGCGAAGGCGGCGGTTCCTGCGCCGTACTATCTGCGTATGCAGTTGGTCGACAAACCTGGCGCGCTTGCTAAGGTCGCCGCAGTCTTGGGCGACGCAGGCGTTTCGATTGATCGGATGCGTCAGTACGGACACCAAGATACCTCCGCTCCTGTGCTGATCGTGACCCACAAAGTGACGCGCACAGCCCTCGACGAAGCACTTGCCGCGATGACCAATACATCCGTGGTTCAGGGTGATCCTGTCGCCATCCGCATCGAAGATGTTGGCTAG
- a CDS encoding MFS transporter, whose product MNPDVTSNISLYRWSRFLRSLTFWQAVWFLYFQDILSGAQAILLYVVLDVAVTTLEVPSGYMSDRLGRRKTLIASAIVTLIGVTLLGFGSSFATFAAAQILIGAGSAFSSGTDEAMLYESLAATGREDEIEAQEVIAWRYSFIGLALSAVTGGALALLDPRLPFIATGVAMAGLLWVTWRFVEPPRTTDMAEGSELLRLSHLGSNFRNPVLLWFFALTVLMYCFSHLPFVFGQPFILEALNDVGLASSAPLVSGLITALMMGISVAVSLFALQLRNRLGLPLLLLGAFGLQIAISGVMALTESAVVLVFLLLRMVPDALSRPFILGRIQPLLSDDSRATWLSLKSFVGRLVFAVALSAGAVSTTDAGLMPYADIARILTIATLIGMVAIALLALSSRRIAVAAPKVSDC is encoded by the coding sequence ATGAACCCTGACGTCACCAGCAACATTTCACTTTACCGCTGGTCACGTTTCCTGCGCAGTCTGACCTTTTGGCAGGCCGTCTGGTTTCTATATTTCCAAGACATCCTGTCTGGCGCACAAGCGATCTTGCTTTATGTCGTGCTCGACGTGGCGGTCACGACCCTCGAAGTGCCCTCGGGCTACATGTCCGACCGCCTTGGGCGTCGAAAAACCCTGATCGCCAGCGCTATTGTGACCCTAATTGGCGTCACGCTTCTTGGTTTTGGCAGCAGCTTTGCAACCTTCGCAGCGGCGCAAATCCTGATCGGTGCAGGCAGTGCGTTTTCAAGTGGCACAGACGAAGCAATGCTCTATGAAAGCCTTGCTGCGACGGGTCGTGAGGACGAAATCGAAGCGCAGGAAGTCATCGCGTGGCGCTATTCGTTCATCGGCCTCGCGCTATCAGCTGTCACAGGTGGTGCGCTTGCGTTGCTTGATCCGCGCCTGCCGTTCATAGCCACGGGTGTCGCAATGGCGGGCTTGCTTTGGGTGACGTGGCGATTTGTCGAACCTCCACGCACCACTGATATGGCGGAAGGGTCTGAATTGCTGCGCCTTTCGCATTTGGGTTCTAACTTTCGCAACCCAGTCTTGCTGTGGTTCTTCGCCCTAACCGTCCTGATGTATTGCTTCAGTCATTTGCCCTTTGTGTTTGGGCAGCCCTTTATCCTTGAAGCATTGAATGATGTCGGCCTCGCCAGCAGCGCGCCCTTGGTCAGTGGATTAATCACAGCGTTGATGATGGGTATTTCCGTCGCTGTTTCCTTGTTTGCACTACAGCTGCGCAACCGCCTTGGCCTGCCACTGCTACTTCTCGGTGCGTTCGGTCTGCAAATCGCAATTAGCGGTGTTATGGCCCTGACTGAAAGCGCGGTGGTGCTTGTTTTCCTCCTGTTACGCATGGTGCCGGACGCCCTATCCCGCCCGTTCATCCTTGGCCGCATTCAACCGCTGTTGTCAGACGACAGCCGCGCGACATGGTTGTCCCTCAAAAGCTTTGTTGGTCGTCTGGTCTTTGCAGTGGCCCTCTCCGCTGGTGCGGTATCGACCACAGATGCCGGATTGATGCCCTACGCTGACATCGCACGAATTCTGACCATAGCAACGTTGATTGGAATGGTCGCGATCGCGTTGCTTGCCCTAAGTTCGCGTAGAATCGCGGTGGCAGCACCAAAAGTTTCAGACTGTTAG